In Vidua macroura isolate BioBank_ID:100142 chromosome 31, ASM2450914v1, whole genome shotgun sequence, one DNA window encodes the following:
- the FZD3 gene encoding frizzled-3 isoform X1: MAVGWVLCSLWVLGVWVAPTGGHSLFSCEPIILRMCQDLPYNTTFMPNLLNHYDQQTAALAMEPFHPMVNLECSRDFRPFLCALYAPVCMEYGRVTLPCRRLCQRAHSECSKLMEMFGVSWPEDMECTRFPDCDEPYPRLVDLSLAGEPTEEAPMAVQRDYGFWCPRELKIDPELGYSFLRVRDCSPPCPNMYFRREELSFARYFIGVISIVCLSATLFTFLTFLIDVTRFRYPERPIIFYAVCYMMVSLIFFIGFLLEDRVACNASSPSQYKASTVTQGSHNKACTMLFMVLYFFTMAGSVWWVILTITWFLAAVPKWGSEAIEKKALLFHASAWGIPGTLTIILLAMNKIEGDNISGVCFVGLYDVDALRYFVLAPLCLYVVVGVSLLLAGIISLNRVRIEIPLEKENQDKLVKFMIRIGVFSVLYLVPLLVVIGCYFYEQAYRGVWETTWIQERCREYHIPCPFQVTQMSRPDLILFLMKYLMALVVGIPSVFWVGSKKTCFEWASFFHGRRKKEVVNESRQVLQEPDFAQSLLRDPNTPIIRKSRGTSTQGTSTHASSTQLAVMDDQRSKAGSVHSKVSSYHGSLHRSRDGRYTPCSYRGVEERLPHGSMSRLTDHSRHSSCHRLNEQSRHSSVRDLSSNPMTHITHGTSMNRVIEEDGTSA, translated from the exons CCCTTCCACCCCATGGTGAACCTGGAATGCTCCCGGGATTTCCGGCCCTTCCTGTGCGCCCTGTACGCCCCGGTGTGCATGGAGTACGGGCGGGTGACGCTGCCCTGCCGCCGCCTCTGCCAGCGCGCCCACAGCGAGTGCTCCAAGCTCATGGAGATGTTCGGGGTCTCCTGGCCCGAGGATATGGAGTGCACCAG GTTCCCAGACTGCGACGAGCCCTATCCTCGCCTGGTTGACCTCAGCTTGGCCGGCGAGCCCACGGAGGAGGCCCCGATGGCCGTCCAGAGGGATTACGGCTTTTGGTGTCCTCGGGAGCTGAAAATCGACCCGGAGCTGGGCTACTCCTTCCTGAGGGTCCGGGACTGCTCCCCTCCTTGCCCCAACATGTACTTCCGCCGGGAGGAGCTGTCCTTCGCCCGCTACTTCATCGGCGTCATCTCCATCGTCTGCCTCTCGGCCACCTTGTTCACCTTCCTGACCTTCCTCATCGACGTCACGCGCTTCCGCTACCCGGAGAGGCCCATCATCTTCTACGCCGTCTGCTACATGATGGTGTCCCTCATCTTCTTCATCGGCTTCCTGCTGGAGGACCGGGTGGCCTGCAACgcctccagcccctcccagtACAAGGCCTCCACGGTGACCCAGGGCTCCCACAACAAGGCCTGCACCATGCTCTTCATGGTGCTCTACTTCTTCACCATGGCCGGCAGCGTCTGGTGGGTCATCCTCACCATCACCTGGTTCCTGGCCGCCGTGCCCAAGTGGGGCAGCGAGGCCATCGAGAAGAAGGCCCTGCTCTTCCACGCCAGCGCCTGGGGCATCCCGGGCACCCTCACCATCATCCTCCTGGCCATGAACAAGATCGAGGGCGACAACATCAGCGGCGTGTGCTTCGTCGGCCTCTATGACGTGGACGCGCTGCGCTACTTCGTGCTGGCGCCTCTCTGCCTGTACGTGGTGGTGGGAGTGTCCCTCCTGCTGGCCGGAATCATCTCCCTCAACCGCGTCCGCATCGAGATCCCGCTGGAGAAGGAGAACCAGGACAAGCTGGTGAAGTTCATGATCCGCATCGGCGTGTTCAGCGTGCTCTACCTCGTGCCCCTGCTGGTGGTGATCGGCTGCTACTTCTACGAGCAGGCGTACCGGGGCGTGTGGGAGACCACGTGGATCCAGGAGCGCTGCCGGGAGTACCACATCCCCTGTCCCTTCCAG gtCACTCAGATGAGCCGTCCAGATCTGATTTTGTTCCTCATGAAGTATCTGATGGCCTTGGTGGTTGGGATCCCCTCGGTGTTCTGGGTTGGAAGCAAGAAGACCTGTTTTGAGTGGGCCAGCTTCTTCCACGGGCGCAGGAAAAAGGA GGTTGTCAACGAGAGCCGCCAAGTGCTGCAAGAGCCGGACTTCGCCCAGTCGCTGCTGCGGGACCCCAACACCCCCATCATCCGAAAGTCCAGGGGCACTTCCACGCAGGGCACCTCCACCCACGCCTCGTCCACGCAGCTGGCCGTGATGGATGACCAGAGGAGCAAGGCCGGCAGCGTCCACAGCAAAGTCAGCAGCTACCACGGCAGCCTGCACCGCTCGCGGGACGGACG GTACACTCCCTGCAGCTACAGGGGCGTGGAGGAACGACTACCTCACGGCAGCATGTCACGACTGACCGACCactccaggcacagcagctgccaccggCTGAACGAGCAGTCTCGGCACAGCAGCGTCAGGGACCTCAGCAGCAACCCAATGACACACATCACGCACGGCACCAGCATGAACCGCGTCATCGAGGAGGATGGCACCAGTGCCTGA
- the FZD3 gene encoding frizzled-3 isoform X3 codes for MSRPDLILFLMKYLMALVVGIPSVFWVGSKKTCFEWASFFHGRRKKEVVNESRQVLQEPDFAQSLLRDPNTPIIRKSRGTSTQGTSTHASSTQLAVMDDQRSKAGSVHSKVSSYHGSLHRSRDGRYTPCSYRGVEERLPHGSMSRLTDHSRHSSCHRLNEQSRHSSVRDLSSNPMTHITHGTSMNRVIEEDGTSA; via the exons ATGAGCCGTCCAGATCTGATTTTGTTCCTCATGAAGTATCTGATGGCCTTGGTGGTTGGGATCCCCTCGGTGTTCTGGGTTGGAAGCAAGAAGACCTGTTTTGAGTGGGCCAGCTTCTTCCACGGGCGCAGGAAAAAGGA GGTTGTCAACGAGAGCCGCCAAGTGCTGCAAGAGCCGGACTTCGCCCAGTCGCTGCTGCGGGACCCCAACACCCCCATCATCCGAAAGTCCAGGGGCACTTCCACGCAGGGCACCTCCACCCACGCCTCGTCCACGCAGCTGGCCGTGATGGATGACCAGAGGAGCAAGGCCGGCAGCGTCCACAGCAAAGTCAGCAGCTACCACGGCAGCCTGCACCGCTCGCGGGACGGACG GTACACTCCCTGCAGCTACAGGGGCGTGGAGGAACGACTACCTCACGGCAGCATGTCACGACTGACCGACCactccaggcacagcagctgccaccggCTGAACGAGCAGTCTCGGCACAGCAGCGTCAGGGACCTCAGCAGCAACCCAATGACACACATCACGCACGGCACCAGCATGAACCGCGTCATCGAGGAGGATGGCACCAGTGCCTGA